Proteins from a single region of Apis mellifera strain DH4 linkage group LG7, Amel_HAv3.1, whole genome shotgun sequence:
- the LOC727091 gene encoding forkhead box protein O isoform X2, translating to MRGGRRQRIHFTQLQFYSVSSYCRPEEFVSIRRAALPNSIRHNLSLHSRFMRVQNEGTGKSSWWMINRDAKPGKSRRRAITMETSKFEKRRGRVRKKIEALKNGGLQADTTTSPSNSVNEGLDLFPDSPLQSGSGFQLSPDFRPRASSNASSCGRLSPITAIPRKPEWTPTYTLSYSPEQLAGSLAETMKLESYQMYHTTQPSHQHHTGPPPSYYESQYQRSNSLSSGSSSFALQPTPQSANQQRCPIHGLQPCACQMNLSPVAGMSPSYQQSEPSPTTLGNNQQQTLQYMMQTQQCQQQQLPQRQQQSQTGVTDSSSSQTSTPCDPTPSTMMGQLMGALNNSTLLDDLNINIESLHGGFDCNVEEVIKHELSMDGTLDFNFQQSVMGTAAIQVSDNNIGQNGAVSQNNVIGTTTTGNATAGVYVSTNAATPAAPPSWVH from the exons AACTCTATAAGGCACAACTTATCGTTACATAGCAGATTTATGCGAGTGCAGAACGAGGGTACCGGAAAAAGTTCCTGGTGGATGATCAATCGTGATGCGAAACCAGGGAAATCACGTAGAAG AGCAATAACCATGGAGACGAGCAAATTTGAGAAACGACGTGGTAGGGTAAGGAAGAAGATCGAGGCGCTAAAAAACGGTGGGTTACAAGCTGACACGACAACTAGCCCCAGTAACAGTGTGAATGAGGGGTTGGATCTCTTTCCAGACAGTCCGCTTCAGTCTGGCAGTGGATTTCAACTTTCACCTGATTTTCG tcCTCGAGCTTCGAGCAATGCCTCATCCTGTGGTCGATTAAGTCCAATCACGGCGATTCCTAGGAAACCGGAATGGACACCAACATACACACTCTCATATAGTCCAGAACAATTAG CTGGTAGCCTCGCAGAAACGATGAAATTGGAATCCTATCAAATGTATCATACGACACAACCGAGCCACCAGCATCATACAGGACCACCACCTTCTTATTACGAATCCCAATATCAGAGGAGCAATAGCTTGTCGTCAGGATCGTCCTCCTTCGCTCTGCAGCCAACTCCTCAATCAGCAAATCAACAAAGATGCCCAATTCACGGTTTGCAACCGTGTGCCTGTCAAATG aatttgagTCCAGTGGCTGGAATGTCGCCATCGTACCAGCAAAGCGAACCAAGTCCCACAACGTTAGGAAATAATCAACAGCAAACTCTTCAATACATGATGCAGACGCAACAATGTCAGCAGCAACAATTGCCACAACGACAACAGCAATCACAAACAGGAGTAACAGATTCCAGTTCATCACAAACATCTACCCCATGTGACCCCACACCAAGCACTATGATGGGTCAATTGATGGGAGCCTTGAACAATTCAACACTTCttgatgatttaaatattaacatcgaATCGCTGCATGGTGGATTTGATTGTAACGTAGAAGAG GTGATCAAACACGAGTTGTCGATGGATGGTACATTAGATTTCAACTTCCAACAGAGTGTAATGGGTACGGCTGCAATCCAAGTAAGCGACAATAATATCGGTCAGAACGGCGCCGTTTCGCAGAACAACGTGATAGGTACGACGACGACCGGAAACGCGACCGCAGGTGTTTACGTGAGCACCAATGCGGCCACTCCTGCTGCACCTCCCTCTTGGGTTCATTAG